One genomic region from Candidatus Bathyarchaeia archaeon encodes:
- a CDS encoding NADP-dependent malic enzyme yields the protein MCSTGKEERKPTVEELLAKAKKPSQLAPPMHKFYEGKVQVMPKCAITSPDDFAIWYTPGVAAPCREIQANPEKVFELTNRWNYVAVVSDGTRVLGLGDIGPEAAMPVMEGKALLFKYLGGVDAFPICLKTKDPEEIVRACELIEPSFGGINLEDIEKPKCFYVLEEARKRLQIPVWHDDQQGTATVILAGLINAFKIVGKKPKESLITLIGAGAANIRTAYVLIRWGMKPGNIIMVDTKGIIHAGRKDLSKEEDPWKYELAQITNAEGRTGDISEAFKGVDAVVAASKPGPGTIKKEWVATMADNAIVFACANPIPEIWPWEAKEAGARIVATGRSDFPNQVNNSLGFPAIFRGVLDVKAKTVTDDMCIAAAEELAKFAEERGIHEDDILPRMEEWEVFPREAVACALKSIEQGVARVKPSRQELYERAVSIIKNARESLKVLMREGLIKKPPPEEELLK from the coding sequence ATGTGTTCAACTGGAAAAGAGGAGAGAAAACCGACAGTTGAAGAGCTTCTTGCCAAGGCGAAAAAACCATCGCAGCTTGCGCCACCCATGCACAAGTTTTATGAGGGCAAGGTTCAAGTTATGCCAAAATGCGCCATAACAAGCCCAGACGATTTTGCAATATGGTATACGCCTGGTGTTGCAGCCCCATGTAGAGAAATACAAGCAAATCCAGAGAAAGTTTTTGAGTTGACAAACCGCTGGAACTATGTGGCTGTTGTTTCAGACGGCACCCGAGTTTTAGGCTTAGGCGATATAGGCCCAGAGGCAGCCATGCCAGTCATGGAGGGAAAAGCCTTACTCTTCAAGTATCTGGGCGGCGTTGACGCCTTCCCCATATGCCTAAAAACCAAAGACCCGGAAGAAATTGTCCGCGCATGTGAGCTAATAGAACCTTCATTTGGTGGAATAAACCTAGAAGACATTGAAAAACCCAAATGCTTTTACGTTCTGGAAGAAGCCCGCAAAAGGCTGCAAATTCCAGTTTGGCATGACGATCAGCAGGGAACAGCCACAGTCATATTGGCTGGGCTAATAAACGCCTTCAAAATAGTCGGCAAAAAACCGAAAGAAAGCTTGATAACGCTTATAGGCGCAGGAGCAGCCAACATCAGAACAGCCTATGTCCTAATAAGATGGGGAATGAAGCCCGGAAACATAATAATGGTAGACACGAAGGGCATAATTCATGCCGGACGAAAGGACTTGTCAAAAGAGGAAGACCCATGGAAGTATGAGTTGGCCCAAATAACAAACGCTGAGGGCAGAACAGGCGACATATCGGAAGCCTTCAAAGGCGTAGACGCTGTGGTGGCAGCGTCAAAGCCGGGACCAGGAACAATAAAGAAGGAGTGGGTTGCCACAATGGCTGACAACGCCATAGTCTTTGCATGTGCAAACCCCATACCAGAAATATGGCCTTGGGAAGCAAAGGAAGCAGGGGCACGTATTGTAGCCACCGGGAGAAGCGACTTTCCAAACCAGGTAAACAATAGTTTGGGCTTTCCGGCAATATTCCGTGGAGTCCTGGATGTGAAGGCTAAAACAGTTACTGATGACATGTGCATTGCAGCCGCAGAAGAGCTTGCCAAATTCGCCGAGGAAAGAGGCATCCACGAGGATGACATACTGCCAAGGATGGAGGAGTGGGAAGTCTTCCCACGAGAAGCAGTGGCATGTGCCCTAAAATCCATAGAACAAGGCGTAGCAAGGGTGAAACCAAGTAGACAAGAACTATACGAGAGAGCAGTCTCAATAATAAAGAACGCAAGAGAAAGCCTAAAAGTTCTAATGAGGGAAGGACTGATAAAGAAGCCGCCACCAGAGGAAGAATTGCTAAAGTAA
- a CDS encoding helix-hairpin-helix domain-containing protein, producing the protein MRSDYALYTVAIIFFIITGIIFAIQMEETYKSLGIIATTVLGIFFIGLGYTQRPRTKMQTTVATPPVPPPSTPPPTEAVVEKALEIATPTGTPLTNVKGIGEKRAAQLKALGVNSVEELAKASAEELASKLKVSPKITQKWIENAKKLTEKS; encoded by the coding sequence ATGCGCTCAGATTATGCCCTATACACAGTGGCTATAATATTCTTTATCATAACTGGAATAATATTCGCCATTCAAATGGAGGAAACATATAAATCTCTTGGAATAATCGCGACCACAGTGCTGGGAATTTTCTTCATTGGACTCGGCTACACTCAAAGACCAAGAACAAAAATGCAAACCACCGTGGCTACACCACCAGTACCTCCACCTTCAACTCCACCTCCGACTGAAGCAGTTGTGGAAAAGGCCTTGGAAATAGCTACTCCTACAGGGACTCCATTAACTAACGTTAAGGGTATAGGCGAAAAAAGGGCGGCGCAGCTTAAGGCTTTAGGTGTAAACAGCGTTGAAGAACTGGCCAAAGCATCAGCGGAAGAGCTAGCCTCCAAACTTAAGGTTTCACCGAAAATAACACAGAAATGGATTGAAAACGCAAAAAAATTGACAGAAAAATCTTGA